CAATCACGGCTTACGCCGACAGCTTGCCAGCTTCTTGCTGAAGAAGAGCCAATCCCCTCGCTCCTATGATACACTGTAGCCTGCCACACGAGAAGGTGTATAAGTCGCTAAATGGAGAAAACTAGATGGATTTCAGCAGCAAAGTCGCCGTTCTCACAGGCGCTGGCGGTGGCTGGGGGCGCGCGGTAGCCCTCGCTTTTCTGAACGCCGGAGCCTCTGTCGTCGTCGTGGAGCGCCCGGAGGTGTGCGCCGAAAGAGCAGGCTGGAAAGCAGAACTGGGGAAGCCAGGCGAACAGTTGACCCTGCTTCCAGGCAACGTCTTTGATGAAGCCAGTGTAGAGGGTATCGTCAAGGATGTACTGGCGCGACATGGTCATTTAGATGTGCTGGTGAATATGGTTGGCGGGTTTGCCGCCGGTCAACCCGTGCATGAAATGAACCCGGAAACCTGGGAGCGTATGCTCCAGTTGAATCTGCGTTCCGCCTTTCTTTGCTCAAAGCACGCGGCCCACCCCATGATTCAGCAGCGATGGGGCCGCATCATCACCATTTCTTCGCGCGCGGGCGTGCAGCCTGGCCCCAAAGCGGCGGCTTACGCTGCATCGAAAGCAGCGGTCATCTCGCTGACCGAATCGCAGGCCGAAGAACTTAAAGACGATTTCATTACGGTAAACACGGTCTTGCCCAGCATTGTTGATACCCCCGCGAATCGTCAGGCTATGCCAAAAGCCGACTTTTCCCGCTGGCCCAAAGGTGAGGAGATCGCTCCGGTCATCCTCTTCCTTGCCTCGGAGGAAGCGAAGTTGATCAATGGCGCGGCCATTCCGGTGTATGGCCGGGCCTAGCGTCATGCCCTCCTGGGGGTGATCGGGTTGCTTCTGATTCCGACTGATCGGCGGCAGACGCTTCCGGCGCTGCGCCGTTTGAGGACGGCTCTTCTGCTGCTGGCCTTTCTGCTGATGGCGTCTCAGGAAAGCGGCGATGGATGATGGCATTGTGAAGCATGGTGGGTACATCTTCCGGGGTTTCACGATGACCGGCCAGCCAGGAATTGATCTCCGCGCCCATCAGCAGCAGGAAAGCGAAGTAATAAAAGAAGGAAAGGAGAAGGAGCAGAAAACCAGCCGTTTCGCCATATTTTCCCGGACGAATGAGCGCGCTGGCAATCCAGGGAAAGAGCAGTTCATAGACAACCAGAAACAACGCCGCCAGGGCGGCCCCCGGCCAGCTATTACGCCAGCCGACATGGCGGCTAGGTACCAGCAGGTAGATTGCCAGCAGCCAGATAAACGCCGCGAGATACGCCCCCGCAAACACGGCAATCTGGGCTATTAATCCAGGTGGCTGGGTATGCCAGACCTGCTGGACAACTGTGGTGGTGAGCAATGAAGGAATGGCTGCTCCCAGAAACATGATGGGGGCCAGAAGCACAAACAGCGCCGTCAGGCCAAGCGCCACCAGTTGCTGTCCAAGCACCGAGCGTGGTCGTTCACGATAGATGATTGCGAAACAATCATCCATCCTGACAACAAGGCGCGAGCCGAACAAGAGCGCCGAAATCAAGCCCACCACCAACAGCACGCCAGAGGATTGCTTCAGATCATTCGTGACCGCTACGATGACGTGGCTCGATATTTGCGCGGGAAAGACTTGCTCAAGTGCAGCAATCAGTTTCTCCTCTGTGCCAGAGCGCAGCCCTTGCAGCGCCAGGCCCACCCCGCCGATGAGCAGTAGAAAAATCGGCACCGTTGCCAGCAAAAGATAGTACGCCAGCATCCCGGCCAGATCAAAAATCCAGTCGTTGAATGCTTTATAACAAAAGCGTATTGGCACAGTGCGTCGCAGCGCCGACCAGTTGATGCGAAGCAAGCGCATCTTCCCCACCTCTGCTCATATTTAACACTCGCCAGGTTGATCTATGAAAATACAAACGCACGATATATTCCAAATTGCAGATAGGACAGGCATCTTCTTCTATCGAGTGCCATCAGAGTCCATGCCAGATATTATGAACTGATCCACTCCACCACATGCGCTTCCGTGAGGTCAGGGACTTCTAGCTTGCGCATCAGGCGATAGATCACCGCTTCGGGGACAGGATTGGGGCGCGCGGCATTCCTGCGCAGCATCTCATCAAAGGGGGCTTCTACATAGACGATGCGAACCCTCGCGTGATATGAGGTGAAAAAGTCGATCAACTGTGAGCGCAGCAAACGGGTAACATTGGTCGCATTCCACACAAAGAATTGCTGTTTGCGCATCAATGCGCGCGCCTGCTCTTTCGCCACTTGAATCACCCGCCCTTGCTGTGCTTCAGAGGCAATCTTCAAGTCCTGGCGCAGACGATCAAGGGAAACTATCGGCCAATCCGAGCAATGTTCTGCTATCCAGCGGTCTTTTCCCACGCCGGGCAGCCCGGCCATCAACACTACCTCAAAGCGCGAATCATCATAGGCCGTATACTCCGGGTCTCTGCCCTCGCCGCGAAAAAACAGGAAACGGCTCTGCGCGTTCGCAAACGACCTGGGGCCGTGATAACACCGCTGCTCCTGGCAGAACTCGCGGAAGAGTTCGATGCGTCCCAGCAATGCCTGCTGGTCGGCGCAGATGCGCCCCCTGACATCCACCTCTGCCAGCAGCGCCAGCCTATCCAGGCGAACCGTCTGGCTGGCTTCAATCACCGCACGTTCAGGAGCCGACTTTTCCAGAAACCATAGAGGCAAGCCGTGATAGCGAACCAGTTTAGCAATCCGCTCCCGCTGAGCAAAGGGCGCGGGCGCGCGAGCCGCAGGCGAGACTGCGGGAACCCAGTTCCCGCAAGCGCCCGCGC
The sequence above is drawn from the Ktedonobacterales bacterium genome and encodes:
- a CDS encoding SDR family NAD(P)-dependent oxidoreductase codes for the protein MDFSSKVAVLTGAGGGWGRAVALAFLNAGASVVVVERPEVCAERAGWKAELGKPGEQLTLLPGNVFDEASVEGIVKDVLARHGHLDVLVNMVGGFAAGQPVHEMNPETWERMLQLNLRSAFLCSKHAAHPMIQQRWGRIITISSRAGVQPGPKAAAYAASKAAVISLTESQAEELKDDFITVNTVLPSIVDTPANRQAMPKADFSRWPKGEEIAPVILFLASEEAKLINGAAIPVYGRA
- a CDS encoding YihY/virulence factor BrkB family protein — translated: MRLLRINWSALRRTVPIRFCYKAFNDWIFDLAGMLAYYLLLATVPIFLLLIGGVGLALQGLRSGTEEKLIAALEQVFPAQISSHVIVAVTNDLKQSSGVLLVVGLISALLFGSRLVVRMDDCFAIIYRERPRSVLGQQLVALGLTALFVLLAPIMFLGAAIPSLLTTTVVQQVWHTQPPGLIAQIAVFAGAYLAAFIWLLAIYLLVPSRHVGWRNSWPGAALAALFLVVYELLFPWIASALIRPGKYGETAGFLLLLLSFFYYFAFLLLMGAEINSWLAGHRETPEDVPTMLHNAIIHRRFPETPSAERPAAEEPSSNGAAPEASAADQSESEATRSPPGGHDARPGHTPEWPRH
- a CDS encoding AAA family ATPase; translation: MNDERENIQSWSFPFCPMPPDWRLSWERIQAQCDWIQAMRDTPQDPLFHAEGDVLIHTRMVAEALIVLDEWRALPQEEREALFAAALLHDVAKPACTVVEPDGRISSKKHARKGESLAREILWRGIGLDTPAARAPAAEGAGACGNWVPAVSPAARAPAPFAQRERIAKLVRYHGLPLWFLEKSAPERAVIEASQTVRLDRLALLAEVDVRGRICADQQALLGRIELFREFCQEQRCYHGPRSFANAQSRFLFFRGEGRDPEYTAYDDSRFEVVLMAGLPGVGKDRWIAEHCSDWPIVSLDRLRQDLKIASEAQQGRVIQVAKEQARALMRKQQFFVWNATNVTRLLRSQLIDFFTSYHARVRIVYVEAPFDEMLRRNAARPNPVPEAVIYRLMRKLEVPDLTEAHVVEWISS